One Lepus europaeus isolate LE1 chromosome X, mLepTim1.pri, whole genome shotgun sequence genomic window carries:
- the DDX3X gene encoding ATP-dependent RNA helicase DDX3X isoform X3, which produces MSHVAVENALGLDQQFAGLDLNSSDNQTGGSTASRRYIPPHLRNREATKGFYDKDSSGWSSSKDKDAYSSFGSRGDSRGKSSFFSDRGSGSRGRFDDRGRGDYDGIGSRGDRSGFGKFERGGNSRWCDKSDEDDWSKPLPPSERLEQELFSGGNTGINFEKYDDIPVEATGNNCPPHIESFSDVEMGEIIMGNIELTRYTRPTPVQKHAIPIIKEKRDLMACAQTGSGKTAAFLLPILSQIYSDGPGEALRAMKENGRYGRRKQYPISLVLAPTRELAVQIYEEARKFSYRSRVRPCVVYGGADIGQQIRDLERGCHLLVATPGRLVDMMERGKIGLDFCKYLVLDEADRMLDMGFEPQIRRIVEQDTMPPKGVRHTMMFSATFPKEIQMLARDFLDEYIFLAVGRVGSTSENITQKVVWVEESDKRSFLLDLLNATGKDSLTLVFVETKKGADSLEDFLYHEGYACTSIHGDRSQRDREEALHQFRSGKSPILVATAVAARGLDISNVKHVINFDLPSDIEEYVHRIGRTGRVGNLGLATSFFNERNVNITKDLLDLLVEAKQEVPSWLENMAYEHHYKGSSRGRSKSSRFSGGFGARDYRQSSGASSSSFSSSRASSSRSGGGGHGSSRGFGGGGYGGFYNSDGYGGNYNSQGVDWWGN; this is translated from the exons ATGAGTCATGTGGCGGTGGAAAATGCGCTCGGGCTGGACCAGCAG TTTGCTGGCCTAGACCTGAACTCTTCAGATAATCAGACTGGAGGAAGTACAGCCAGCA GGCGCTATATTCCTCCTCATTTAAGGAACAGAGAAGCTACTAAAG GGTTCTACGACAAAGACAGTTCAGGGTGGAGTTCTAGTAAAGATAAGGATGCATACAGCAGTTTTGGATCTCGTGGTGATTCAAGAGGGAAGTCCAGTTTCTTCAGTGATCGAGGAAGTGGATCAAGGGGAAG GTTTGATGATCGTGGACGTGGTGACTATGATGGCATTGGCAGCCGTGGTGACAGAAGTGGCTTTGGCAAATTTGAACGTGGTGGAAACAGTCGCTGGTGTGACAAATCAGATGAAGATGATTGGTCAAAACCACTCCCACCAAGTGAACGCTTGGAaca GGAACTCTTTTCTGGAGGCAACACTGGGATTAACTTCGAGAAATACGATGACATTCCAGTTGAGGCGACAGGTAACAACTGCCCTCCACATATTGAGAGT TTCAGTGATGttgaaatgggagaaattattatgGGAAACATTGAGCTTACTCGTTATACTCGCCCAACTCCAGTGCAAAAGCATGCTATTCCTATTATCAAAGAGAAAAGAGACTTGATGGCTTGTGCCCAAACAG GATCTGGAAAAACTGCAGCATTTCTCCTGCCTATTTTGAGTCAGATTTATTCAGATGGTCCAGGCGAGGCTTTGAGGGCCATGAAG GAAAACGGAAGGTATGGGCGTCGCAAACAATACCCAATCTCCTTGGTATTGGCGCCAACACGAGAATTGGCGGTACAGATCTATGAGGAAGCCAGAAAA TTTTCCTACCGATCTAGAGTCCGTCCTTGTGTGGTTTATGGTGGTGCTGATATTGGTCAGCAGATTCGAGACCTAGAACGTGGATGCCACTTGCTAGTAGCCACTCCAGGACGTTTAGTGGATATGATGGAAAGAGGAAAAATTGGATTAGACTTCTGCaa ATATCTGGTGTTAGATGAAGCTGATCGGATGTTGGATATGGGTTTTGAACCTCAGATCCGCAGAATAGTTGAACAGGATACTATGCCTCCAAAAGGTGTCCGCCACACTATGATGTTTAGTGCTACTTTCCCTAAGGAAATACAG ATGCTTGCTCGTGATTTCTTGGATGAATACATCTTTCTGGCGGTGGGAAGAGTTGGCTCTACTTCTGAGAACATCACACAGAAAGTAGTTTGGGTGGAAGAATCAGACAAACGGTCATTTCTGCTCGACCTCCTAAATGCTACAG gcaAGGATTCACTGACCTTAGTGTTTGTGGAGACCAAAAAGGGTGCAGATTCTCTGGAGGATTTCTTGTACCACGAAGGATATGCTTGTACCAGTATCCATGGAGACCGTtctcagagagatagagaagaggcCCTTCACCAGTTCCGCTCAGGAAAAAGCCCAATTCTAGTGGCTACAGCA GTAGCGGCAAGAGGACTGGACATTTCAAATGTGAAACATGTCATCAACTTTGACTTGCCAAGTGATATTGAAGAATACGTGCATCGCATTGGCCGTACAGGACGTGTAGGAAACCTTG GCCTTGCCACCTCATTCTTTAATGAGAGGAACGTGAATATCACTAAGGATTTGTTGGATCTTCTTGTTGAAGCTAAACAAGAAGTGCCATCTTGGTTAGAAAACATGGCTTATGAACACCACTACAAGGGGAGCAGTCGTGGACGTTCTAAGAG TAGTAGATTCAGCGGCGGATTCGGCGCCAGAGACTATCGACAAAGCAGTGGCGCCAGCAGTTCAAGCTTCAGCAGCAGCCGCGCCAGCAGCAGCCGCAGTGGCGGGGGTGGCCATGGTAGCAGCAGAGGATTTGGTGGAG GTGGCTATGGAGGC
- the DDX3X gene encoding ATP-dependent RNA helicase DDX3X isoform X1: MSHVAVENALGLDQQFAGLDLNSSDNQTGGSTASKGRYIPPHLRNREATKGFYDKDSSGWSSSKDKDAYSSFGSRGDSRGKSSFFSDRGSGSRGRFDDRGRGDYDGIGSRGDRSGFGKFERGGNSRWCDKSDEDDWSKPLPPSERLEQELFSGGNTGINFEKYDDIPVEATGNNCPPHIESFSDVEMGEIIMGNIELTRYTRPTPVQKHAIPIIKEKRDLMACAQTGSGKTAAFLLPILSQIYSDGPGEALRAMKENGRYGRRKQYPISLVLAPTRELAVQIYEEARKFSYRSRVRPCVVYGGADIGQQIRDLERGCHLLVATPGRLVDMMERGKIGLDFCKYLVLDEADRMLDMGFEPQIRRIVEQDTMPPKGVRHTMMFSATFPKEIQMLARDFLDEYIFLAVGRVGSTSENITQKVVWVEESDKRSFLLDLLNATGKDSLTLVFVETKKGADSLEDFLYHEGYACTSIHGDRSQRDREEALHQFRSGKSPILVATAVAARGLDISNVKHVINFDLPSDIEEYVHRIGRTGRVGNLGLATSFFNERNVNITKDLLDLLVEAKQEVPSWLENMAYEHHYKGSSRGRSKSSRFSGGFGARDYRQSSGASSSSFSSSRASSSRSGGGGHGSSRGFGGGGYGGFYNSDGYGGNYNSQGVDWWGN; encoded by the exons ATGAGTCATGTGGCGGTGGAAAATGCGCTCGGGCTGGACCAGCAG TTTGCTGGCCTAGACCTGAACTCTTCAGATAATCAGACTGGAGGAAGTACAGCCAGCA AAGGGCGCTATATTCCTCCTCATTTAAGGAACAGAGAAGCTACTAAAG GGTTCTACGACAAAGACAGTTCAGGGTGGAGTTCTAGTAAAGATAAGGATGCATACAGCAGTTTTGGATCTCGTGGTGATTCAAGAGGGAAGTCCAGTTTCTTCAGTGATCGAGGAAGTGGATCAAGGGGAAG GTTTGATGATCGTGGACGTGGTGACTATGATGGCATTGGCAGCCGTGGTGACAGAAGTGGCTTTGGCAAATTTGAACGTGGTGGAAACAGTCGCTGGTGTGACAAATCAGATGAAGATGATTGGTCAAAACCACTCCCACCAAGTGAACGCTTGGAaca GGAACTCTTTTCTGGAGGCAACACTGGGATTAACTTCGAGAAATACGATGACATTCCAGTTGAGGCGACAGGTAACAACTGCCCTCCACATATTGAGAGT TTCAGTGATGttgaaatgggagaaattattatgGGAAACATTGAGCTTACTCGTTATACTCGCCCAACTCCAGTGCAAAAGCATGCTATTCCTATTATCAAAGAGAAAAGAGACTTGATGGCTTGTGCCCAAACAG GATCTGGAAAAACTGCAGCATTTCTCCTGCCTATTTTGAGTCAGATTTATTCAGATGGTCCAGGCGAGGCTTTGAGGGCCATGAAG GAAAACGGAAGGTATGGGCGTCGCAAACAATACCCAATCTCCTTGGTATTGGCGCCAACACGAGAATTGGCGGTACAGATCTATGAGGAAGCCAGAAAA TTTTCCTACCGATCTAGAGTCCGTCCTTGTGTGGTTTATGGTGGTGCTGATATTGGTCAGCAGATTCGAGACCTAGAACGTGGATGCCACTTGCTAGTAGCCACTCCAGGACGTTTAGTGGATATGATGGAAAGAGGAAAAATTGGATTAGACTTCTGCaa ATATCTGGTGTTAGATGAAGCTGATCGGATGTTGGATATGGGTTTTGAACCTCAGATCCGCAGAATAGTTGAACAGGATACTATGCCTCCAAAAGGTGTCCGCCACACTATGATGTTTAGTGCTACTTTCCCTAAGGAAATACAG ATGCTTGCTCGTGATTTCTTGGATGAATACATCTTTCTGGCGGTGGGAAGAGTTGGCTCTACTTCTGAGAACATCACACAGAAAGTAGTTTGGGTGGAAGAATCAGACAAACGGTCATTTCTGCTCGACCTCCTAAATGCTACAG gcaAGGATTCACTGACCTTAGTGTTTGTGGAGACCAAAAAGGGTGCAGATTCTCTGGAGGATTTCTTGTACCACGAAGGATATGCTTGTACCAGTATCCATGGAGACCGTtctcagagagatagagaagaggcCCTTCACCAGTTCCGCTCAGGAAAAAGCCCAATTCTAGTGGCTACAGCA GTAGCGGCAAGAGGACTGGACATTTCAAATGTGAAACATGTCATCAACTTTGACTTGCCAAGTGATATTGAAGAATACGTGCATCGCATTGGCCGTACAGGACGTGTAGGAAACCTTG GCCTTGCCACCTCATTCTTTAATGAGAGGAACGTGAATATCACTAAGGATTTGTTGGATCTTCTTGTTGAAGCTAAACAAGAAGTGCCATCTTGGTTAGAAAACATGGCTTATGAACACCACTACAAGGGGAGCAGTCGTGGACGTTCTAAGAG TAGTAGATTCAGCGGCGGATTCGGCGCCAGAGACTATCGACAAAGCAGTGGCGCCAGCAGTTCAAGCTTCAGCAGCAGCCGCGCCAGCAGCAGCCGCAGTGGCGGGGGTGGCCATGGTAGCAGCAGAGGATTTGGTGGAG GTGGCTATGGAGGC
- the DDX3X gene encoding ATP-dependent RNA helicase DDX3X isoform X2, whose translation MSHVAVENALGLDQQFAGLDLNSSDNQTGGSTASKGRYIPPHLRNREATKGFYDKDSSGWSSSKDKDAYSSFGSRGDSRGKSSFFSDRGSGSRGRFDDRGRGDYDGIGSRGDRSGFGKFERGGNSRWCDKSDEDDWSKPLPPSERLEQELFSGGNTGINFEKYDDIPVEATGNNCPPHIESFSDVEMGEIIMGNIELTRYTRPTPVQKHAIPIIKEKRDLMACAQTGSGKTAAFLLPILSQIYSDGPGEALRAMKENGRYGRRKQYPISLVLAPTRELAVQIYEEARKFSYRSRVRPCVVYGGADIGQQIRDLERGCHLLVATPGRLVDMMERGKIGLDFCKYLVLDEADRMLDMGFEPQIRRIVEQDTMPPKGVRHTMMFSATFPKEIQMLARDFLDEYIFLAVGRVGSTSENITQKVVWVEESDKRSFLLDLLNATGKDSLTLVFVETKKGADSLEDFLYHEGYACTSIHGDRSQRDREEALHQFRSGKSPILVATAVAARGLDISNVKHVINFDLPSDIEEYVHRIGRTGRVGNLGLATSFFNERNVNITKDLLDLLVEAKQEVPSWLENMAYEHHYKGSSRGRSKSRFSGGFGARDYRQSSGASSSSFSSSRASSSRSGGGGHGSSRGFGGGGYGGFYNSDGYGGNYNSQGVDWWGN comes from the exons ATGAGTCATGTGGCGGTGGAAAATGCGCTCGGGCTGGACCAGCAG TTTGCTGGCCTAGACCTGAACTCTTCAGATAATCAGACTGGAGGAAGTACAGCCAGCA AAGGGCGCTATATTCCTCCTCATTTAAGGAACAGAGAAGCTACTAAAG GGTTCTACGACAAAGACAGTTCAGGGTGGAGTTCTAGTAAAGATAAGGATGCATACAGCAGTTTTGGATCTCGTGGTGATTCAAGAGGGAAGTCCAGTTTCTTCAGTGATCGAGGAAGTGGATCAAGGGGAAG GTTTGATGATCGTGGACGTGGTGACTATGATGGCATTGGCAGCCGTGGTGACAGAAGTGGCTTTGGCAAATTTGAACGTGGTGGAAACAGTCGCTGGTGTGACAAATCAGATGAAGATGATTGGTCAAAACCACTCCCACCAAGTGAACGCTTGGAaca GGAACTCTTTTCTGGAGGCAACACTGGGATTAACTTCGAGAAATACGATGACATTCCAGTTGAGGCGACAGGTAACAACTGCCCTCCACATATTGAGAGT TTCAGTGATGttgaaatgggagaaattattatgGGAAACATTGAGCTTACTCGTTATACTCGCCCAACTCCAGTGCAAAAGCATGCTATTCCTATTATCAAAGAGAAAAGAGACTTGATGGCTTGTGCCCAAACAG GATCTGGAAAAACTGCAGCATTTCTCCTGCCTATTTTGAGTCAGATTTATTCAGATGGTCCAGGCGAGGCTTTGAGGGCCATGAAG GAAAACGGAAGGTATGGGCGTCGCAAACAATACCCAATCTCCTTGGTATTGGCGCCAACACGAGAATTGGCGGTACAGATCTATGAGGAAGCCAGAAAA TTTTCCTACCGATCTAGAGTCCGTCCTTGTGTGGTTTATGGTGGTGCTGATATTGGTCAGCAGATTCGAGACCTAGAACGTGGATGCCACTTGCTAGTAGCCACTCCAGGACGTTTAGTGGATATGATGGAAAGAGGAAAAATTGGATTAGACTTCTGCaa ATATCTGGTGTTAGATGAAGCTGATCGGATGTTGGATATGGGTTTTGAACCTCAGATCCGCAGAATAGTTGAACAGGATACTATGCCTCCAAAAGGTGTCCGCCACACTATGATGTTTAGTGCTACTTTCCCTAAGGAAATACAG ATGCTTGCTCGTGATTTCTTGGATGAATACATCTTTCTGGCGGTGGGAAGAGTTGGCTCTACTTCTGAGAACATCACACAGAAAGTAGTTTGGGTGGAAGAATCAGACAAACGGTCATTTCTGCTCGACCTCCTAAATGCTACAG gcaAGGATTCACTGACCTTAGTGTTTGTGGAGACCAAAAAGGGTGCAGATTCTCTGGAGGATTTCTTGTACCACGAAGGATATGCTTGTACCAGTATCCATGGAGACCGTtctcagagagatagagaagaggcCCTTCACCAGTTCCGCTCAGGAAAAAGCCCAATTCTAGTGGCTACAGCA GTAGCGGCAAGAGGACTGGACATTTCAAATGTGAAACATGTCATCAACTTTGACTTGCCAAGTGATATTGAAGAATACGTGCATCGCATTGGCCGTACAGGACGTGTAGGAAACCTTG GCCTTGCCACCTCATTCTTTAATGAGAGGAACGTGAATATCACTAAGGATTTGTTGGATCTTCTTGTTGAAGCTAAACAAGAAGTGCCATCTTGGTTAGAAAACATGGCTTATGAACACCACTACAAGGGGAGCAGTCGTGGACGTTCTAAGAG TAGATTCAGCGGCGGATTCGGCGCCAGAGACTATCGACAAAGCAGTGGCGCCAGCAGTTCAAGCTTCAGCAGCAGCCGCGCCAGCAGCAGCCGCAGTGGCGGGGGTGGCCATGGTAGCAGCAGAGGATTTGGTGGAG GTGGCTATGGAGGC